Proteins from one uncultured Cohaesibacter sp. genomic window:
- a CDS encoding acyltransferase family protein, whose protein sequence is MSKMQYRPEIDGIRAIAVLSVVVFHSGLGLLKGGFLGVDLFFVISGFLITRILINDLESGNFSIITFYERRIRRILPALFVTLALSFMAAWYLMSPIHMEGFSRSLVAVATFCSNILFWQESGYFDTAAELRPLLHTWSLAVEEQFYIFFPLFLMIAWRFGKKATLSLLALAFVVSLAIAHWGVMNKPVAAFYLMPTRAWELLVGVFAAFMAQHMEKRQISQPLLMRNLLSGIGLVAVVGSILFFDPQTAIPSFPALVPTIGTALLILFATKGTLVNRLLRIRILVVIGLISYSAYLFHQPLLAFARYRSLHELSSAVSVFLCVSTFVWAYLSWRYIEQPFRNRKVVVRRAVFPLGAAATAMLIVSGVWNIRNDGVNANNDTTIASASIYDACHFHHQATNLSMDYCRASLDFNKYYVLVGDSHAMAFFVELKKTLAHEGYGLIAFTKNTLYPIAGTYREGMPDSESRMAFLDSAYDFAMHDPHVEGVYVAARWASHIEGGAFKRPDGLMDDHPFSHTRIAGSSETGLTSQPDLLAYSAQFLAKVANYRPVTLFGPVPEVGVDVPRALLLDRSVLNYPVSWYDDREKNALELLRMARNESPNISIVDVRNVFCRNDAGVCIQEQNGHSLYVDDDHVSLTGAKLVMHEISKQLDKNHTLSQADPDQTMTVGAKAQGS, encoded by the coding sequence GGCTTCCTCATCACGCGCATCCTGATCAATGATCTGGAAAGCGGCAATTTCAGCATTATCACCTTTTATGAGAGACGCATCAGGCGCATTCTGCCTGCCCTGTTTGTCACGCTTGCGCTCAGCTTCATGGCTGCATGGTATTTGATGAGCCCGATCCATATGGAAGGCTTTTCCCGCAGCCTCGTCGCAGTGGCTACATTTTGCTCCAACATCCTGTTTTGGCAGGAATCCGGCTACTTCGATACGGCAGCCGAGCTTCGACCCCTGCTGCATACATGGAGCCTCGCGGTTGAGGAGCAATTCTACATCTTCTTCCCGCTCTTTCTGATGATCGCATGGCGCTTTGGCAAAAAGGCCACTTTGTCTTTGCTGGCTCTGGCCTTTGTCGTCAGCCTCGCCATCGCTCACTGGGGCGTCATGAACAAGCCTGTCGCCGCCTTCTACCTGATGCCGACGCGCGCCTGGGAACTGTTGGTTGGCGTCTTTGCCGCTTTTATGGCGCAGCATATGGAGAAAAGGCAGATCAGCCAACCCCTCCTGATGCGCAATCTGTTGAGCGGTATCGGGCTCGTGGCTGTTGTCGGCTCCATCCTGTTTTTTGATCCACAAACAGCGATTCCGAGTTTCCCGGCTCTTGTGCCAACGATTGGTACCGCCCTTCTCATTCTCTTTGCAACCAAAGGAACACTGGTCAATCGCCTTTTGCGCATCCGGATACTGGTCGTCATTGGCCTGATCAGCTACAGCGCCTATCTGTTTCACCAGCCTCTTCTGGCCTTTGCCCGTTATCGAAGCCTGCATGAGTTGAGCAGCGCGGTGTCTGTTTTTCTTTGCGTCTCGACCTTTGTCTGGGCCTATCTCAGCTGGCGCTATATCGAGCAGCCATTTCGAAACCGCAAAGTCGTCGTTCGCAGAGCCGTTTTCCCTCTGGGCGCGGCCGCGACCGCCATGCTCATCGTTTCAGGCGTCTGGAACATTCGCAATGACGGCGTCAATGCCAACAATGACACCACAATCGCATCAGCCAGCATTTATGACGCCTGCCACTTTCACCATCAGGCGACCAATCTGAGCATGGATTATTGCCGGGCATCTTTGGACTTCAACAAATATTACGTGCTGGTTGGCGACAGCCACGCCATGGCATTCTTTGTGGAACTCAAAAAGACCCTTGCTCATGAGGGATATGGCCTGATCGCCTTTACAAAGAACACGCTCTACCCGATCGCAGGCACCTATCGGGAAGGCATGCCGGATAGTGAAAGCCGTATGGCCTTTCTTGACAGCGCCTATGATTTCGCCATGCATGATCCACATGTTGAGGGAGTCTATGTGGCTGCGCGATGGGCCTCTCACATTGAAGGGGGCGCGTTCAAGCGGCCCGACGGCCTGATGGATGATCATCCCTTCTCCCATACCCGCATTGCCGGATCATCCGAAACAGGTCTCACATCGCAACCAGATCTGTTGGCCTATTCAGCGCAATTCCTCGCCAAAGTGGCCAACTACCGGCCCGTGACACTCTTTGGCCCTGTGCCGGAAGTCGGGGTTGATGTGCCAAGAGCGCTATTGCTCGACCGGTCCGTGCTGAATTATCCCGTCTCCTGGTATGACGACAGGGAGAAGAATGCGCTTGAATTGCTGCGCATGGCACGCAATGAGAGCCCGAATATCTCGATTGTCGATGTGCGGAACGTCTTTTGTCGAAATGACGCTGGCGTTTGTATTCAGGAACAGAATGGCCATTCGCTTTATGTCGATGACGACCATGTAAGCCTGACCGGGGCCAAACTCGTCATGCACGAGATTTCCAAACAACTGGACAAAAATCATACACTTTCTCAAGCGGATCCCGATCAAACCATGACGGTGGGGGCAAAAGCGCAGGGTAGCTAA
- a CDS encoding enolase C-terminal domain-like protein translates to MVKITDVVVKDIRFPTSRNLDGSDAMNEAPDYSATYVILKTDKGEALSGHGLTFTNGRGNNLVVAAAETLAKSFVIGKELGDITKDFGTFWHELVAGDSQLRWLGPEKGLVHLATAALVNALWDMWAKSEGKPVWKLLADMTPEELVRCVDFTYIEDAITPHEALAMLKRKEAGKAAREAEMHEKGFPAYSTAAGWLGYSEEKMRRLAREAVEGGWTHLKQKVGADIEQDVERARILREELGWDRHLMMDANQIWGVEEAIANMRRLAEFDPLWIEEPTSPDDILGHKAIRDSIGTIGVATGEHAHNRVMFKQFFQAEAFDFCQLDPARLGGVNEVLAVLLMAAKYDVPVCPHGGGVGLCQYSLNIVLFDYIAVSGSLENRVLEYVDHLHENFEEPLTVKNGRYFPGSMPGYGATLKADSQERFAFPDGVEWAETV, encoded by the coding sequence ATGGTAAAGATTACAGATGTCGTCGTAAAAGACATCCGCTTTCCAACGTCCAGAAATCTGGACGGTTCTGATGCGATGAATGAAGCGCCGGACTATTCGGCAACCTATGTGATCCTCAAGACGGACAAGGGCGAGGCTCTTTCCGGTCATGGCCTGACCTTCACCAACGGTCGTGGCAACAATTTGGTTGTGGCTGCCGCCGAAACCCTCGCCAAATCTTTCGTCATTGGCAAGGAACTGGGCGATATTACGAAGGATTTCGGCACTTTCTGGCATGAGCTGGTTGCCGGGGATTCCCAATTGCGCTGGCTTGGCCCTGAAAAGGGACTCGTCCATCTGGCAACCGCTGCTCTGGTCAATGCCCTATGGGACATGTGGGCCAAATCCGAAGGCAAACCGGTCTGGAAGCTGTTGGCTGACATGACGCCCGAAGAGCTGGTACGTTGCGTGGACTTCACTTACATCGAAGATGCCATCACCCCGCATGAAGCCCTTGCCATGCTCAAACGCAAGGAAGCAGGCAAAGCTGCTCGCGAAGCCGAAATGCACGAAAAAGGCTTCCCGGCATATTCAACTGCGGCTGGCTGGCTTGGCTATTCTGAAGAAAAGATGCGCCGCTTGGCTCGTGAAGCTGTTGAAGGGGGCTGGACCCACCTTAAACAAAAGGTTGGTGCGGACATCGAACAGGATGTCGAGCGCGCCCGCATTCTGCGCGAAGAGCTGGGCTGGGATCGTCATTTGATGATGGATGCCAACCAGATCTGGGGCGTTGAAGAAGCGATTGCCAATATGCGTCGTCTTGCCGAGTTCGATCCGCTCTGGATCGAAGAGCCGACAAGCCCGGATGATATCCTTGGCCACAAGGCAATCAGGGACAGCATCGGCACGATTGGTGTGGCAACCGGTGAGCATGCGCATAACCGTGTCATGTTCAAGCAGTTCTTCCAGGCTGAAGCCTTCGACTTCTGCCAGCTCGATCCGGCGCGCCTTGGTGGCGTCAACGAAGTGTTGGCCGTGTTGCTGATGGCGGCGAAATATGATGTGCCGGTTTGCCCGCATGGCGGCGGCGTTGGCCTGTGTCAATATTCGTTGAATATCGTGCTGTTCGACTATATCGCCGTGAGCGGAAGCCTCGAGAACCGCGTTCTGGAATATGTCGATCATCTGCACGAGAATTTCGAAGAGCCGCTGACCGTCAAGAATGGTCGCTACTTCCCGGGCAGCATGCCCGGCTATGGCGCAACCCTCAAGGCAGATTCGCAAGAGCGGTTTGCCTTCCCTGATGGCGTGGAATGGGCCGAGACGGTTTGA